The Anaerolineae bacterium genome includes a window with the following:
- a CDS encoding NYN domain-containing protein, producing MEKTEKLAVLIDADNAQPSIVDSLLSEIANYGIASVKRIYGDWTSAGLKGWKDVLLQYSIQPMQQFAYTKGKNATDSAMIIDAMDLLYTNNFNGFCIVSSDSDFTKLASRIRESGLLVYGFGEQKTPSAFVSACDKFIYTEVLRAKTDESKAIVKKSSGELKQDTKLVSLIRNAVESSSDESGWAHLASVGSNIAKQSPEFDPRNYGYGKLGELVSATKLFDMEERQIGNTNSKALYVRDKRKK from the coding sequence ATGGAAAAAACCGAAAAGTTAGCAGTTCTTATAGACGCGGATAATGCTCAACCAAGTATTGTGGATAGCTTACTGTCAGAGATAGCAAATTACGGAATAGCCAGCGTCAAAAGAATCTATGGCGATTGGACCTCGGCCGGCCTGAAAGGATGGAAAGATGTTCTATTGCAATATTCTATTCAGCCGATGCAGCAATTTGCGTATACAAAAGGAAAAAATGCAACTGATAGCGCAATGATTATTGATGCAATGGACTTATTGTACACCAACAACTTTAACGGATTCTGCATAGTATCGAGTGATAGTGATTTTACCAAGCTGGCGTCAAGAATTAGAGAATCAGGATTATTGGTGTATGGCTTTGGAGAGCAAAAGACCCCTTCTGCTTTTGTTTCAGCTTGTGACAAATTTATTTACACAGAGGTCCTTCGCGCGAAGACCGATGAAAGTAAAGCGATTGTCAAAAAATCCAGTGGGGAGTTAAAACAGGATACAAAACTGGTAAGCCTGATACGTAATGCAGTGGAATCGTCCTCCGATGAAAGCGGGTGGGCTCATCTTGCATCTGTCGGCAGTAATATTGCGAAACAATCACCTGAGTTTGATCCACGTAATTACGGGTATGGAAAGTTGGGTGAGCTGGTTTCTGCAACAAAGCTTTTTGACATGGAAGAAAGACAAATAGGCAACACCAATTCAAAGGCCCTTTATGTTCGTGACAAGCGTAAAAAATAG
- a CDS encoding DUF6781 family protein, with protein sequence MSESQMKDRIAEELKKAKEAGQITTEKVREIVREAVSDAVAETRGSVEALRPVVKDAVAAAVDSLKDAGEAKETVEGAVEGAIAGVRSHGDHAVEATRNELRKLEKRLEDEKTELAQSLRKGIEGAKEAGAALPKDIRERVESAVSDIKLKSTELLGLTRQTIKEAVKHTIESGKDVKETVAKITRDAAERALKEGRFSADRVKRIAEKVMSGAVEAAEETGKEIKNVAVGTFEGVQKGIATGIESVGDKTKAFVREDIARTKEDFEAIESLFIETTRKVAQRSGDVAKDVLNDLADKTKKTTKSTTEAVGKAAHIMAEEAKELGKRSVAVAKGAISGMWKGAKEAIKKEKEE encoded by the coding sequence ATGTCGGAAAGTCAGATGAAAGATCGTATTGCAGAGGAGTTAAAGAAGGCTAAAGAGGCTGGACAGATCACTACGGAAAAGGTGCGTGAGATTGTCAGGGAAGCGGTATCTGATGCCGTGGCCGAAACCAGGGGCAGTGTTGAGGCGCTTCGCCCTGTTGTTAAGGATGCTGTAGCTGCGGCCGTGGATAGTTTGAAGGATGCCGGAGAGGCAAAAGAGACCGTAGAAGGTGCTGTAGAAGGTGCCATTGCCGGCGTTCGCAGCCACGGAGATCATGCAGTGGAGGCTACCCGGAACGAACTCCGGAAACTCGAAAAACGGCTCGAAGATGAGAAGACGGAGCTGGCGCAAAGTCTCAGAAAAGGCATTGAAGGGGCAAAAGAGGCAGGGGCTGCATTGCCCAAAGATATCAGAGAGAGGGTTGAATCTGCTGTATCCGACATTAAACTGAAAAGTACGGAACTGTTGGGTTTGACCAGACAGACTATTAAAGAAGCAGTCAAACACACCATTGAGTCCGGCAAAGATGTCAAAGAAACTGTTGCTAAGATTACCAGAGATGCCGCGGAAAGAGCTCTGAAAGAAGGCCGGTTCAGTGCGGACAGAGTGAAGAGAATTGCCGAAAAAGTCATGTCCGGCGCGGTGGAAGCCGCCGAGGAGACCGGCAAAGAGATTAAGAATGTTGCTGTTGGCACTTTTGAAGGGGTTCAGAAAGGGATCGCAACAGGAATAGAATCTGTTGGAGATAAGACAAAGGCATTTGTCCGTGAGGACATTGCCCGGACAAAGGAAGATTTTGAGGCGATCGAGAGCCTTTTCATTGAGACTACCCGCAAAGTAGCCCAACGTTCGGGAGATGTGGCAAAGGACGTATTGAATGATCTTGCCGATAAGACCAAAAAAACAACAAAATCAACCACGGAAGCTGTCGGCAAAGCAGCCCATATTATGGCCGAAGAAGCAAAGGAACTCGGGAAAAGGTCTGTAGCTGTGGCAAAGGGAGCTATCTCCGGCATGTGGAAGGGAGCAAAAGAGGCTATTAAAAAAGAGAAGGAGGAATAA
- a CDS encoding cation-transporting P-type ATPase, translated as MNKAKQIQNVNPDEVYSYLSSRPEGLNDQEVEERLLEVGRNSVEVRDQWKWVRSLLKQFTNFFTILLNVSAVICFVADNIQPGESMNVLGWALLGVSFLNALFSFVQEYRAEKAMEALKKFLPPRVWVRRNGNNVEILAEDLVPGDVLIVSEGDRIAADGRLVKSGDLVVNNAPLTGESKAQSLHESAVDKRMSESENLVFAGCSVFKGSGEAVIFATGIRTEFGKLAQLSQAIRRSPSPLEYETGRMVKILTIIAVSMGFLFFLYGVFSGRSLWVNLVFMMGIIVANVPEGLLPTFTLSLAIGSLRMAKKNVLVKELKAVEALGAVHVICTDKTGTLTHNQLTITHLGDALACEKFKDKGSENFLLKLALSASEVRKSEEGFSGDPLDVSVADSYVKKGGDFAGFEKNIEKHFAFDVDKRRSAGIFSEDSQKFFVVKGASVAIRPFISQMQADLAAQPVKVDEEALEKAEAAMRKVAATGLRVIAIAYRVLAEGDYTDAKQEDLEHDLILAGFMGIEDPIRKEVPPAVKKCQDAGIDVIMITGDHPDTALAIARKSGIVVDGRNMAGVLTGDILEELTQEQLIEALGKGVSVFARTTPEQKMKIVAALKAMDKVVAMTGDGVNDAPALKAADVGVAMGKKGTDVARESAQIVLLDDNFASIVAGVEEGRAIYSNIKKFTNYVLVSNGPEILPYLIYILLPVPLALTVIQILSIDLGTDIIPSMGLGQEPPDPEDMRRPPRDRSEGLLTRPLIMHSYLFLGLLEALWSIFLFFLVLVEGGWEYGQELASNNALYRSATGIALSTILLMQIGNLIGRRFIYRSGLDMGIFKNKLIFFGIIIQIVFSWVVLYFPPAQKVMATGPVPVEIYLLAWLGIPLIFGLDFIRKKVVQRY; from the coding sequence ATGAATAAAGCAAAACAAATACAAAATGTTAATCCTGATGAAGTTTATTCTTACCTGTCAAGCCGACCAGAGGGTTTGAACGACCAGGAGGTCGAAGAACGCTTGCTGGAGGTCGGCAGGAACTCTGTGGAAGTCCGCGATCAATGGAAATGGGTTCGTTCCCTCTTAAAACAGTTTACAAATTTTTTTACCATCCTTTTGAATGTTTCTGCTGTTATCTGCTTTGTCGCCGATAATATCCAGCCCGGCGAAAGTATGAATGTGCTCGGATGGGCTCTGCTTGGGGTCTCTTTCCTAAACGCATTGTTTAGTTTTGTACAGGAATATCGCGCAGAAAAAGCAATGGAAGCCCTCAAGAAATTTCTGCCTCCTCGTGTCTGGGTCAGGCGTAATGGAAATAATGTCGAAATCCTTGCCGAGGATCTTGTCCCCGGAGATGTGCTTATTGTCTCGGAAGGCGACCGTATCGCGGCTGATGGCCGGTTGGTCAAGAGCGGGGATCTGGTGGTAAACAATGCTCCACTCACAGGGGAGTCCAAGGCACAGAGCCTCCATGAATCAGCAGTAGATAAACGAATGTCGGAAAGCGAAAATCTTGTTTTTGCAGGATGCTCTGTTTTCAAAGGCAGTGGCGAGGCAGTCATCTTTGCAACAGGTATCAGAACAGAGTTTGGTAAGCTGGCTCAGCTTTCTCAGGCTATCAGAAGAAGCCCATCCCCCCTGGAGTACGAGACCGGCCGCATGGTGAAGATTCTGACTATTATTGCCGTCAGCATGGGGTTTTTGTTCTTTCTCTATGGAGTTTTTAGCGGAAGGTCTCTCTGGGTAAACCTGGTGTTTATGATGGGCATTATCGTGGCCAACGTTCCTGAAGGTCTTTTGCCCACGTTTACCCTGTCTCTGGCAATCGGCAGCTTGCGGATGGCTAAAAAGAACGTACTGGTAAAAGAACTGAAAGCCGTGGAGGCATTGGGTGCGGTTCATGTGATCTGCACGGACAAAACAGGAACTCTAACTCATAACCAGCTGACAATTACACACCTGGGAGATGCCCTTGCCTGCGAAAAATTCAAAGATAAGGGCTCAGAGAATTTTCTACTGAAGCTTGCCCTCAGTGCATCCGAAGTCCGCAAATCAGAAGAGGGGTTTTCAGGAGATCCTCTTGATGTCTCAGTTGCTGATTCCTATGTGAAAAAAGGTGGGGATTTTGCTGGTTTTGAAAAAAATATCGAAAAACATTTTGCCTTTGACGTTGATAAAAGAAGATCAGCCGGTATCTTTTCGGAGGATTCTCAGAAGTTCTTTGTAGTCAAAGGAGCCTCGGTGGCCATTCGCCCGTTTATTTCTCAGATGCAAGCGGACTTGGCGGCACAGCCGGTCAAGGTTGATGAAGAGGCTCTTGAAAAGGCTGAGGCGGCAATGAGAAAGGTCGCTGCAACAGGTTTACGTGTTATTGCCATAGCCTATCGCGTACTTGCGGAAGGGGATTATACAGATGCCAAACAGGAGGACTTGGAGCATGATCTTATCCTTGCCGGTTTTATGGGGATCGAGGACCCCATTCGCAAGGAAGTACCCCCTGCGGTTAAAAAGTGTCAGGATGCCGGTATTGATGTTATTATGATTACCGGCGACCACCCTGATACAGCCTTAGCCATTGCTCGGAAAAGCGGAATTGTGGTGGATGGCCGGAATATGGCGGGAGTCCTGACAGGAGATATTTTAGAGGAATTGACACAAGAACAGCTTATAGAGGCGCTGGGCAAGGGGGTTTCGGTTTTTGCGCGAACGACTCCTGAGCAAAAAATGAAAATCGTAGCCGCCCTTAAGGCTATGGACAAAGTAGTGGCCATGACCGGCGACGGGGTGAACGATGCTCCGGCCCTCAAAGCAGCCGATGTTGGTGTTGCTATGGGAAAAAAAGGTACTGATGTGGCCAGGGAGTCGGCGCAGATCGTCCTGTTGGATGATAATTTTGCTTCTATTGTAGCAGGAGTTGAAGAAGGGCGAGCGATTTACAGCAATATAAAGAAATTTACCAATTATGTGCTCGTGAGCAATGGACCTGAAATCCTGCCATATCTTATTTATATTTTGCTGCCGGTTCCGTTGGCCCTTACGGTGATTCAGATACTGTCTATTGATCTGGGAACGGATATCATTCCATCAATGGGGCTGGGGCAGGAACCACCCGATCCCGAGGATATGCGTCGGCCTCCACGGGACCGAAGCGAGGGGCTTCTTACACGTCCTCTAATCATGCACAGCTATCTGTTTCTTGGATTACTCGAGGCTCTGTGGTCTATCTTTTTGTTTTTCCTTGTCCTTGTAGAAGGTGGATGGGAATACGGTCAGGAGCTTGCTTCAAACAACGCACTTTACCGTTCAGCAACAGGCATTGCCTTGTCCACCATTCTGCTCATGCAGATCGGAAACCTTATAGGGCGCCGTTTTATCTATCGTTCAGGACTGGACATGGGTATCTTTAAGAATAAACTTATTTTTTTCGGAATTATTATTCAGATTGTATTTTCCTGGGTAGTCCTGTACTTTCCTCCGGCACAAAAAGTCATGGCTACAGGACCGGTTCCTGTAGAGATTTACTTACTTGCCTGGCTCGGCATTCCTCTGATTTTTGGACTGGATTTTATTCGCAAAAAAGTTGTGCAACGCTATTAG
- a CDS encoding DsrE/DsrF/DrsH-like family protein yields MDEIQGQKNAAAFITSKDTLDGVYPGLILAINARRLGMESTVFYTFMGINVIRKGWIDKAKFQPPGFMGAIPGMSAVATWMMKEKMEKANIPPLSDLQEVAQVEGVKFVACKMTVDMMQFSEKDFIDGVIIQTAEKFLKYAKDCKILLYT; encoded by the coding sequence ATGGATGAAATTCAGGGTCAAAAAAATGCTGCTGCTTTTATTACATCCAAAGACACTCTTGATGGAGTCTATCCGGGACTCATATTAGCAATAAACGCAAGACGGTTAGGTATGGAGTCTACAGTGTTTTATACTTTTATGGGAATAAACGTTATCCGAAAAGGCTGGATAGATAAAGCCAAATTCCAGCCTCCGGGATTCATGGGCGCTATCCCAGGGATGTCGGCCGTTGCCACATGGATGATGAAGGAAAAAATGGAAAAAGCGAATATTCCTCCTCTTTCCGACCTTCAGGAAGTAGCTCAAGTCGAAGGTGTGAAGTTTGTTGCTTGCAAGATGACTGTAGATATGATGCAATTTTCAGAAAAAGACTTCATAGATGGAGTTATAATCCAAACAGCTGAAAAATTTTTGAAATATGCTAAGGATTGTAAAATATTACTATATACTTAG
- the hemW gene encoding radical SAM family heme chaperone HemW, with protein sequence MTENDQYQNQPAGIYIHVPFCLRKCPYCGFYSISDLSLTKAFLKALMLEMRILGNIPFVFDTIYIGGGTPSILTPEDIGKIIEDACHFFKILEHAEITMEVNPGAVDKERFIGYKRVGVNRINIGAQSFQETNLKFLGRIHSGKHINPAVKWARKAGFDNIGLDLIYGIPGQTMKSWLFDLQKAVDLRPEHLSCYMLTYESGTPMYKGRQEARFCPLPENLAGDMFESTIEFLNINNYVQYEISNFVLLQSGKRDNMSRHNRKYWLSAPYIGLGPSAHSFVEPVRYWNTRSVTKYIKDINGNRLSIDGKEVLSKEQQMIEAISLGLRMTDGIKTDIFDKKFDVSFNKIFAETIAYLEEDGLIRAAENRCSLTRKGLLFADSITSLLI encoded by the coding sequence ATGACGGAAAATGATCAATATCAGAACCAACCTGCAGGCATATATATTCATGTCCCTTTTTGCTTAAGGAAATGTCCTTATTGTGGTTTTTATTCAATAAGCGATCTGTCCCTTACGAAAGCATTTCTTAAAGCCCTGATGCTCGAAATGCGCATTCTTGGTAATATTCCCTTTGTGTTTGACACGATCTATATTGGAGGAGGAACCCCTTCGATCTTAACACCAGAGGATATTGGTAAAATAATTGAGGATGCCTGCCACTTCTTTAAGATTTTGGAACATGCTGAGATAACAATGGAAGTAAATCCAGGCGCTGTGGATAAAGAGCGTTTTATCGGTTATAAGAGGGTAGGGGTAAATCGCATTAATATCGGGGCGCAGTCATTTCAGGAGACAAATCTTAAATTTCTTGGGCGGATTCATTCAGGAAAGCATATAAATCCTGCTGTAAAATGGGCTCGAAAGGCTGGTTTTGATAATATTGGACTTGATCTTATTTACGGCATTCCAGGGCAGACAATGAAATCATGGCTTTTTGACTTGCAAAAGGCCGTTGACCTTAGACCCGAACACCTTTCATGCTATATGCTTACCTATGAATCAGGCACCCCTATGTATAAAGGCCGGCAGGAGGCAAGGTTTTGTCCTTTGCCTGAAAATCTTGCAGGCGATATGTTTGAATCAACAATAGAATTTTTAAATATAAATAATTATGTCCAATATGAGATATCAAATTTTGTGTTACTTCAATCAGGTAAAAGGGACAACATGTCAAGGCATAACAGAAAATACTGGTTGTCTGCGCCATATATCGGGCTTGGCCCTTCAGCCCATTCATTTGTTGAGCCCGTGCGTTACTGGAACACCCGCAGCGTGACAAAATATATCAAAGATATCAATGGGAACAGGCTTTCAATAGATGGAAAGGAGGTTTTATCAAAAGAGCAACAGATGATAGAGGCAATTTCGCTTGGGTTGAGAATGACGGATGGAATTAAAACAGATATTTTTGATAAAAAATTTGATGTAAGCTTTAATAAAATATTTGCCGAAACGATAGCGTATCTTGAAGAAGACGGGTTGATCAGGGCCGCTGAAAACCGATGCTCGCTTACACGCAAGGGGCTGCTGTTTGCTGACAGCATTACCTCCCTGCTGATATAA
- a CDS encoding SH3 domain-containing protein, whose product MKRFKLFIPVILTLCLMGQTVWAQKAYVTDEFRISLRRGPSIENKILKFLPSGQAVEVSESQEGWCRITVSEGENSNFQGWVLSRYLISRLPWEIQAKSLIKENALLKERLVSIEKKQAVTTRLEQDLTNAINTLTKENKDLRSSKRTKWLTIGALVLLCGLIIGLILGGQQKRRRIYN is encoded by the coding sequence ATGAAAAGATTCAAACTATTCATTCCTGTGATTTTAACACTGTGTTTAATGGGGCAAACCGTTTGGGCCCAAAAGGCTTACGTTACAGATGAGTTTAGAATCAGCCTTCGTAGAGGACCAAGCATTGAAAACAAAATCCTGAAATTTCTTCCCTCGGGTCAGGCAGTAGAAGTCTCAGAATCTCAAGAGGGTTGGTGTCGCATTACCGTCTCCGAAGGCGAGAATAGCAACTTCCAGGGATGGGTCCTTAGCCGTTACCTTATTTCACGTCTACCATGGGAAATTCAGGCTAAGTCTTTGATAAAGGAAAATGCTCTGCTCAAGGAAAGACTGGTCAGTATTGAAAAAAAACAGGCGGTAACAACCCGTCTGGAACAGGATTTAACCAACGCTATTAATACCTTGACAAAGGAAAATAAGGACTTGAGGTCTTCGAAAAGAACTAAATGGCTTACTATCGGCGCTTTGGTTCTACTCTGTGGCTTAATAATAGGCCTGATATTAGGGGGGCAACAGAAAAGACGTCGTATATATAATTAG
- the mltG gene encoding endolytic transglycosylase MltG, with translation MDKIKTFFLISAFISFAALACLFLDLLVYADKSANTDNSEKVVVILPGQNLSTIANHLNNTGVIKNPVKFKLLARIKGSDKKIKAGEYLFSSSMTPIKILKIMASGKVRLYKITIPEGYNLEQIASIISEAKLGTRADFLRAATDSSFVYKQGINAETFEGYLFPDTYNFPKDITQEKIIAAMVEQFRSIFNQKWKMRAKDLNLSIHQVVTLASIIEKETGVSFERPVISSVFHNRLKKRMRLQSDPTVIYGLKNFDGNITRKHLSAQTPYNTYTMKGLPPGPVANPGIKAIEAALYPADTNFLYFVSKKDQTHKFSASINEHNKAVKKYQLRK, from the coding sequence TTGGATAAAATAAAAACATTTTTTTTAATATCTGCATTTATCTCTTTTGCAGCCCTGGCATGCCTCTTTCTTGATCTTTTAGTTTATGCGGACAAAAGCGCAAATACCGATAATTCAGAAAAGGTTGTAGTAATATTGCCCGGCCAAAACCTTTCAACTATTGCCAACCATCTGAACAATACAGGTGTTATAAAAAATCCGGTTAAATTTAAGTTGTTGGCCCGTATTAAAGGCAGCGACAAAAAGATAAAGGCCGGTGAATACCTCTTTTCTTCCTCTATGACTCCGATAAAAATACTGAAAATAATGGCAAGCGGAAAGGTCCGGCTCTATAAAATAACCATACCGGAAGGTTATAATCTGGAACAGATTGCATCAATTATTTCCGAAGCAAAACTGGGCACCAGGGCAGACTTTTTAAGAGCAGCAACAGACTCATCCTTTGTGTATAAGCAGGGAATTAATGCTGAAACCTTTGAAGGATATCTCTTCCCGGATACCTATAACTTTCCAAAAGATATAACACAGGAAAAAATAATAGCTGCAATGGTTGAGCAATTCAGATCAATCTTTAATCAAAAATGGAAAATGCGGGCAAAAGATCTTAATTTATCGATTCATCAGGTGGTGACACTTGCATCGATTATTGAAAAGGAAACAGGCGTTTCTTTTGAGCGGCCTGTTATCTCATCTGTTTTTCACAATCGTTTAAAGAAAAGGATGCGTCTTCAAAGTGATCCAACAGTCATCTACGGTTTAAAGAACTTTGACGGCAACATAACACGAAAGCATCTTTCCGCCCAAACCCCTTATAATACATATACAATGAAAGGGCTCCCTCCCGGCCCTGTCGCAAACCCGGGAATTAAAGCAATAGAAGCCGCCCTCTACCCTGCTGATACGAATTTTCTTTATTTTGTTTCAAAAAAGGACCAGACACACAAGTTTTCAGCAAGCATAAACGAACACAACAAAGCCGTAAAAAAATATCAACTGCGAAAATAA
- a CDS encoding response regulator, with the protein MKKILIVDNELDIRELVEATLRAEDYQILQAKSAEKAIEIVKAEKPDLIIMDIMMPRGMDGLEATRILKNDPKTKDCIIIMLSVKGQQVDREKGIAAGADDYFTKPFSPLELIKKVAGVLA; encoded by the coding sequence ATGAAAAAAATTCTTATAGTGGATAACGAGTTAGACATCAGGGAATTGGTGGAGGCAACTCTCAGGGCTGAAGACTACCAGATTCTTCAGGCTAAAAGTGCGGAAAAGGCTATTGAGATTGTGAAGGCTGAAAAGCCGGATTTGATAATTATGGATATCATGATGCCCAGGGGGATGGATGGTCTGGAAGCAACCCGGATTCTAAAAAATGACCCGAAGACCAAGGACTGCATCATAATCATGCTGAGTGTAAAAGGTCAGCAGGTTGACAGGGAGAAGGGCATTGCAGCAGGCGCGGACGACTATTTTACCAAACCCTTCAGTCCTCTGGAATTGATAAAGAAGGTTGCAGGGGTGCTTGCATAG
- a CDS encoding HigA family addiction module antitoxin, producing the protein MLKMIRRPTHPGNIIKEDYLLPLSITIKDMAANLGVSRKTLSKIINERGAITPDMALRLSRAFDTTPDLWLNLQKNYDLWEAETKSQEWKKVKPFPQHMLCHNPSF; encoded by the coding sequence ATGCTAAAAATGATAAGACGCCCAACACATCCGGGCAATATAATAAAAGAAGACTATCTTTTACCCCTATCCATTACAATCAAGGATATGGCTGCAAATCTTGGTGTTTCAAGGAAAACATTATCAAAGATCATTAATGAAAGAGGGGCAATCACACCAGATATGGCTTTGCGCTTATCCCGTGCGTTCGATACTACTCCAGATTTATGGCTTAATTTGCAGAAAAACTATGATTTATGGGAAGCAGAAACGAAATCACAGGAATGGAAAAAGGTAAAACCATTCCCTCAGCATATGCTCTGTCATAATCCATCGTTTTAA
- a CDS encoding universal stress protein produces MIYLAYDGSLNGDWVSRYGIRLAAHTAEKTLTLVHIQDGSVSPVQVLEKIGKIEQECSAQGIELSSKILPLKKNVFQSLVNAIPHGKESFVVCGTRIRSKRQAFLSGTISEKLIESDKFNVLAVRVVQPGLLANPRKFLIPLAGHPRGFKSAWPFFKLFLPEVEEIYLLRVMNVSSFQLLHSSPHRMQELRKKGLKYLAAVMQDIKQGCGAAGFRIDYRVVVSNDWSREILVHGSKLKTRMILLGASERTRLNRAVYADSLERVLCGTPCDMGIYSGI; encoded by the coding sequence ATGATATATCTTGCCTATGACGGGTCGCTTAATGGTGACTGGGTATCACGCTACGGTATCCGTCTTGCGGCCCATACCGCTGAAAAAACGCTGACACTTGTCCACATTCAGGACGGTAGTGTTTCTCCTGTACAAGTTCTCGAAAAGATTGGTAAAATTGAGCAAGAATGCAGCGCTCAAGGTATAGAGCTAAGTAGTAAAATCCTTCCTTTAAAGAAGAATGTTTTCCAGTCGCTTGTTAATGCCATTCCTCACGGCAAAGAGAGTTTTGTTGTGTGCGGAACTCGGATTCGCTCCAAGAGACAAGCCTTTTTATCTGGAACCATTTCTGAAAAACTCATCGAGTCCGACAAATTCAATGTACTGGCTGTGCGCGTAGTACAGCCGGGTTTGCTTGCGAATCCACGCAAGTTCTTAATTCCACTGGCAGGACATCCGAGGGGTTTTAAATCAGCCTGGCCATTTTTCAAGCTGTTTCTGCCTGAAGTAGAAGAAATCTATCTCCTTCGGGTCATGAATGTCAGTTCTTTTCAGCTTCTCCATTCCTCTCCGCATCGCATGCAGGAATTACGCAAAAAAGGGTTGAAATACCTTGCTGCTGTTATGCAGGACATTAAGCAGGGATGCGGAGCTGCCGGCTTTCGGATAGACTATCGTGTGGTAGTAAGTAACGACTGGTCGAGAGAGATCCTGGTTCACGGCAGCAAGTTAAAGACACGCATGATTCTACTGGGTGCATCAGAGCGCACACGTCTTAATCGAGCTGTTTATGCCGATTCGCTGGAGAGAGTTCTCTGTGGAACTCCTTGTGATATGGGAATCTACAGTGGAATATGA
- a CDS encoding carbonic anhydrase, whose amino-acid sequence MNRFIKPIIAAIFIFSLIMFPVACGGDDAEKNKAPAKKAEAKPAVKHEAAMEKAKPSPDKAIEMLKAGNSRFIDGIPNHPHINRARLIQAGKENQGDHAYATVITCSDSRVPVELIFDAGVMDIFVIRVAGNVCDTDEVGSIEYGLAHVNTPVLVVLGHTQCGAVTAVTNAVHGTGHALERNIPPLVDNIQPAVKIAMSKHADVKGDAIIPYAIEENVWVGIEDLFMASPASRDLVKSGKTKVIGAIYDVGAGVINWLPESKTMDILKKVEANPDRAMNAMAGNGKQGGGSH is encoded by the coding sequence ATGAATCGTTTTATCAAACCAATTATTGCTGCTATTTTTATTTTTTCATTGATAATGTTTCCTGTAGCTTGTGGTGGGGACGACGCAGAGAAAAATAAAGCTCCTGCTAAAAAGGCAGAGGCAAAGCCTGCTGTAAAACATGAGGCGGCAATGGAAAAAGCAAAACCAAGCCCTGACAAAGCCATTGAAATGCTCAAGGCAGGTAACTCCAGATTTATTGACGGAATCCCAAATCATCCTCACATCAATCGCGCCCGTCTAATTCAGGCTGGAAAAGAAAATCAGGGGGATCATGCTTATGCTACGGTTATTACTTGCTCAGACTCACGTGTACCTGTTGAGTTAATTTTTGATGCAGGCGTAATGGATATATTTGTTATCAGGGTCGCTGGTAATGTTTGTGATACAGACGAGGTCGGATCAATTGAATATGGTTTAGCACATGTTAATACTCCGGTTTTGGTTGTTCTTGGCCATACCCAGTGTGGAGCCGTTACCGCCGTTACTAATGCTGTCCATGGAACAGGACACGCCCTGGAAAGAAATATTCCGCCTCTTGTTGACAATATTCAGCCCGCAGTGAAAATTGCAATGTCTAAACACGCTGATGTAAAAGGGGATGCAATTATCCCATATGCTATTGAAGAAAATGTGTGGGTGGGAATTGAAGACCTCTTCATGGCAAGCCCTGCAAGCAGAGATCTTGTAAAGAGTGGAAAAACAAAAGTAATTGGCGCTATTTATGATGTAGGCGCAGGTGTTATTAATTGGCTGCCGGAAAGTAAAACAATGGATATCCTGAAAAAGGTTGAGGCAAATCCTGATCGAGCTATGAACGCTATGGCCGGCAACGGTAAACAAGGTGGTGGTTCTCATTAA